One genomic region from Alkalibaculum bacchi encodes:
- the erm gene encoding 23S ribosomal RNA methyltransferase Erm, translating to MNRKSVRFGQNFVTSINDINKICKKIDVNSNDVYFEIGPGKGHFTQYFVERAKEVIAIEIDSELIPILNNKFSDLDNIKIVNHDFMSYELPSTFKYKVFGNIPFNLSTSIIRKLSLEKYADEIYLIVELGFAKRLEDLNRKMGLMLAPFYEISILYNIPKRYFHPIPSVEVVLIKLKRTSYNMSMKEYIKYEDFIEKWVKKDYNVLFTKNQLKQAIRYGNIDNLRILKVDQILSIFESYKLFNGLK from the coding sequence ATGAACAGAAAAAGTGTTAGATTTGGACAAAATTTTGTAACTTCTATTAATGATATAAACAAAATATGTAAGAAGATAGACGTGAATTCTAATGATGTTTATTTTGAAATTGGTCCAGGTAAAGGCCATTTTACTCAATACTTTGTGGAAAGGGCTAAAGAGGTAATTGCTATTGAAATAGACAGTGAATTAATTCCTATATTAAACAACAAATTTTCAGATCTAGATAATATAAAAATTGTTAATCATGACTTTATGTCTTATGAATTACCATCTACATTTAAGTATAAAGTTTTTGGAAATATTCCATTTAATTTGAGTACTTCTATTATTCGTAAACTTAGTTTAGAAAAATATGCAGATGAGATTTACTTAATAGTGGAATTAGGGTTTGCAAAAAGATTAGAAGACTTAAACCGTAAAATGGGCCTAATGTTAGCTCCATTTTATGAAATTTCAATTTTATACAATATTCCAAAAAGATATTTTCATCCCATACCCAGTGTTGAGGTAGTGCTGATAAAACTAAAAAGAACTTCCTATAATATGTCCATGAAAGAATATATAAAGTATGAAGACTTTATAGAAAAATGGGTAAAAAAGGATTATAATGTTTTATTTACAAAAAATCAGCTAAAACAAGCAATCAGATATGGAAATATTGATAATTTAAGAATCCTAAAAGTTGATCAAATTCTATCCATATTTGAAAGTTACAAATTATTTAATGGGTTAAAGTAA